TAAATGAGTTTAAGATCGAACCTTTTTAGTGGTAATTTGTGACCGCTGCATGTGAATCATCTTCCACTCCTAgtagagaaaaaatattttctttgaaaATGGCTAAGCCTTTTTGCCGCCTTCTTGATTTAACTGAAATGCTTGTTCTGTAGAATATCTATTATTCAGCTTGCTGTGTCCTTTTCTTATGCAAGTTTTATGCTTCAAAGATAAGTGTAGTTCAGTATGTACCTTGTCATCTTTCCCCGTCCCTTAAGACACATTTGAAGTCTAGGCTGCTCTCAACTTTTATGAGCTTTAGCTTCAACCAATAACTTAGGTCTTTTTAACTGCAAACTAGTCTTCTGGGGTCTCTGATGGCAGGTCCTTCTCTTTCCTCAGATTGCTGTAATCAGGAAGGTGTTACAATTTCTTTTAAAGTTTAGCCTTAGGCTCATAGCTGGTTGGAGAAATCCATTCAGGCCCCCTAAGGGACTTTCTCAACTTAGATGAACCCATGGTGATGAGGGAAGgctggatgatgatgatgcttctgtttgatggagattttttttgtcaaaatgtTTGCATATTTGCATTTTGGAGTGTGTCATTCTCTATTCTTGCCATAAGTACATGCTTACATCAGTTGGCTTGGAAAAATTTAGTTCCTTTAATTCATAATATTGTACATGAGCAGTGTACATTAGATGAGCAACATTTACATGTGATCCTGCAATTTTCAATACATTGTTCTTGCTGAACTGCAATTGGTATAAGGTTTCATCCTTTTTCTAGTGCAACAATGTTTTTGGCATTAAAAAGCAAAACATAAGGAATTTTGCAACATAATGGTTTACATTTGGAGTGCTATTAGATACATAAATGCTTTCAATAGTAATATTCAGCTGAGCTGTACCTTTTTCCACTACATTAATTAAAGTTAATCCTAAAAGTTTGCTttggaaaattttcttttaattattgattttcatAATTTGTTTCCCTCTCTCAGTTTTTGCTTCAGCATTTCTCCAGAAATCCTAAATTTATTGTCATATATCTGTAGAATATTCTAATTGagaatgatgcataaagataatTGCAAAAGTAAGgatattaatgcatatattGATGGTCGTGGATTGTTGCAGGCTCAAGAGCTTGTGTCTGCACTTCCAGACATCCTGCAAGACAGCTCGACACCTGCTCTGCTTCAAGCTGCAGTGCTTGTGAGAGAAAAAAAGGTTCCAAAAGCGGAAGAGATCCTTGCCCAACTTGCAGAGAAATTCCCTGAGAAATCCAAGCCGATCCTTCTTGTCCGAGCTCaaattgctgctgctgctggtcaCTTCCAGATTTCTGCCGAGTCCTTGTCCAAAATACCTGATATCCAACACATGCCTGCCACTGTTGCCACAATAGTTTCTTTAAAAGAGCGCATTGGAGATTTTGGTGATGCTGCTGCGGTGCTCGACTCTGCAATCCAATGGTGGAAGAATGCAATGATAGAGGAGAATAAGCTTGATGTGATCATGCAGGAGGCTGCATCTTTTAAGCTCAACCACGGACGCGAGGAAGAGGCCTCTCAGTTATATGAAGAGCTCGTGAAGAGCCATGGGAGTGTTGAGGCTTTGGTGGGTCTCATAATGACTGCTGCATGCACTGATCTTGAGAAAGCTGAGTTTTACGAGAAGCAGTTGAGGGCATTGTCAGGTCTGAAGGGAATCAATGTGGATAGCCTGGAGAAGACATCTGGGGCGAAGCATGTTCAAGGTGCACATGTGGCCAGGCAAGAAGTTTCTGAGGAAACAAAGAAGGCAAgggcgaagaagaggaagcgaaAGCCTAGGTACCCAAAGGGTTTTGATCCGGCAAATCCCGGGCCTCCACCAGACCCTGAGAGATGGTTGCCCAAGAGAGAGAGATCGAGCTATAGGCCCAAGAGGAAGGATAAGAGAGCTCAGGTAAGGGGTTCTCAGGGGGCAGTTGTCCGGGAGAAACATGATGCTGCTGCTACAGCAAACACCAGTAGCTCCTCGGGCAGTGTTCCTAGTTCGAAATCAGGCCAAGGCACTGCTGGCTCGTCGAAAGGTGGGTCTCAAAATGTAACAAGCTCCGAGCAGCCCAAAGCTTCGAGCaagtcaaggaagaagaagtctAGATCTTAGGACAGCAGAACACCGCCACAATATTTGAACTTTTTTTGGAATTcttctccaatttttttttcatcttaGGACTGTTTCTGCATTTTTGAGGCTTGATTGTCTTTTAGACTCCAGTCTTTCAGCTTTTGTCAGGTGGAAACTAACAATGAGTATATGATAGAATTGAGGCATGATCTGAGGTGCCGTGTGGTTAAAGTGCTGATTGCCATCTTTCATGCTTCTTGGGTGCAAGGTCAATCTTGCAGAAATAAAGCCAATTCTTCCACTCTTGCCTACTCGGGCAAAAATGTGTCGGGTGTTCAGCCACCGGTCCGGCGCCCCGGCAAAGTCATTCCAGACCCAGGCAATGTGGAAGAGCCTGACGGTTTTGAGACGGAATtgttcttgttttctttctttgttcttcTGTTGCTTTCATGATGTCATGTAGTTTCTATAGATAAAGTATGCCATTTGTGCTGTACAAAGTGCATACTTTCTGAAGATAATTGACAGGAGATATAACAGAGACATCAAGTTTAGTTACTGATTTTAATTTATCATGATAGGATATATTTTTTACGAGATGGAAAGGCCCTTGAAATAACTTAAACTAACAACATTCTAAAGCTAGGTTTGATAAGGGGCATCCAGAATTTCACCTCTCGGAGGTGAAATGCTGTCTCTTTTGTCGAATCTTAGGAACTGCACTCTTTTGTACCACTTAAGCATTTAAGGCTATATAGATTGCCCATCAGTTGGTAGACCAAGCAGACTGCCGACTTTATTGGAAATAACGCATTTGAGAGTTTGGGCACGTCAGCAGGAAAATGCCGACATTATATTGGCTATAAGAACGAGGCTTCGCATGAAGTCAAGCTCTGCGCACAAACGAGATAACGGGAAGAAGAATCACCATGATCTCATTCATATGCGTCAATATAAGTATTGTGAGACTCATCAGTTAAGCCATGAGTTATAAGAACAAGCCTGAGTCAGTGAACAAAGACATGCTTGCCTAAAAAGATGGAAGAGTAACGGAAAAAATCCTCTCCTCCTGATCAAGCCAATCAgcctttgatgatgatgttagtAAATTGACACTTGAGGATCATGAACTGATGCATCTGTAGTTCCCAATCCAAATGAAACTCTTTAATTAATGATTGGTAGAAACAAAAGGTTCTTGGAGATTTTAAGATACTAGAGATTCAAAGAAAGTGGTATCACTATTTAAAATTAATGCTGGTTGAATATAGATATGTACAACGTAATTCATAAGTTTAAGATACTAGAGATTCTCACCCCCGTCTTTTTATAGTGGTAAGTGAAAAGAATGTTTCCAAAGATTTCTGTGTCAATGGAGATACGGTGAGTTTGCTCGTTTTATATGTTGTTTGGGTTGCTTCCGATATCTCAAACTAATTTTCTGTCTGGGTTACATATAACCATGCCTGATATGGCCTAAGTTGACCAATAACTTGATATGATTATAATTCCAGCATGGTTTGGATTATGACAAATAGCAACATGACTTCGGCCTGAGTTTGAAGTTTTGAAGATTCCGCTTCTCAGCTGTGGGGATTTTATTTCTATCGTTGGCCATGCCTCTTCTGATGTCATACCTGATATATAACAAGGTAAACAAAGCATAACCATTGGCTCACTTGTTTGGATTTTGTCCATCCTAAGACTTTTGAGAGCTTGTGAGATTGAGGGCTTTTGTAATCGaggttttttcctttttatactCGGATACGCGAAGATTCCTCAATCATCTCTACTCTTAGACATAGGCCATAAGCTGAACCATATAAACATTTGTACTCTTTCTGTTTTCTTTACTCTCTCTAGATCCAATCTCTTTATACaacataattattttataaccTTTTTGGTGTTGATCTAGTTAAAACAGCCTACCACTCAGTAGTAATAATGAGTTCTCTAACAACAATACTCCGATTTATTTAAGTGACTCATAACACTTAATGGAAGCTAAaacttattaaaaaataaatagattttttatatgtttaacCATAAAGGTGATCTCGGATATTGATGAACACAATGATAGAGGCAAAGAAGTCAGAAAAAAGGGGCTTCCAACTAATGCAGTGGTCTCTAGCCTCGGTCAACGCAGGAAAGAGAGCACGAACAGGAGAGGAACCCGAGAGAAGAAGATAGATAtcataataaaaaatagaaagaaaggggcTCACAAGACAAAAGAATCAGGGTTTTAGCATTGGCCACCTAATAAAATCCATAAGAAGCAACACATTGGGCTGGCATTCACGAATGATGACTTTTAGTAGTAGATATTTAGTAATACTATTACAACTTGGTGTTACAAGAATATGTTATCAACAAAGTTTAAATAGATCTTTGCTAAAATGTTGCTACTAAAGAAGGATGTAAGGAAGGTAGTGTTAACATATCTTTAGTAATGTCCAAGCAAAGGGCACTGctaaaaaaataatcattaGTAGACTATTGGTAAAGGATCACTACGAATAATTTAGTTCCCCGTGGTGTACAAATGATCGTAAAATCCATTACCATTTGCAGTGATTATGAGGAATATGccgtaaaaaaagagagattcaaTTGAACCTTTCACGATTTAGGGTTCCGATGGCCAGGTTTCGCGTATCCATATAGAAGATGTTGATAAAAATAAATCCATAATGGAACCTCAATTATATGTAGTTTCTTTAGTTCAAATTCACCAAGAGACGAGAAATCAAATTTCATACTTTGTATGGAATTTGTCAAAGAAAACTTACTTATAGAACCTGAATTGAAACCTTTGTATGGGTTCTTACGATCAAGTTCCATACAGAAGCTGCGTAGAGCTTAGTCCCTAATCTAATATCTCAGCCTGTCTTGATATCAGGATCCTGCTGAGATAACCATGATACCTGGGTTCACAAATCTTCTGCAACAAGGACACCCGATTGTGTCAAACTGCCCATGATGTGCCTAAACCATGCTTGAAGTGGACCTAAACCAACTCTTAAACAACCTCACTTGGAGCTTGCTAGATCCACACTCATCAAAACTTGCAAATTGATATGGAGATTCAATTCTTGCTAGATTTACTATTAGCAAACAAGAGCAACATGCTGACTTCTTGTGGGATTATCAATGCCAAGATGATGAAATACAATTCTTGTGCATGGCTTTCTCCAAATTCTTACCCTTACTACTTCTTCCAGATGGTAAAACCTGGCAACATTCGCCGGCACAGATCCAAACATCACAGAGACTAAACATGGAAGAGTACCACTCCTGTCTGTGATTGTTATAAACATTTTTTACACAGATAAGAGGTTTTGTTCCTAATAATCCACTTTCCAGTTTCCATTACATTATCAAACCTCCAATTCCCACTATTCTCCAGGCACAACAACAGTTGGATCAAACCTCGCATAAATGTATTTCTGGGGCACACTACCATGTGTTGATTCTGGGATATttcgatgcataagggatctccAAAATTCTTGTAGatcaaattcaacaatttagatTTGTACTTCTCGAACCCAAACAATAAAATTTGTAGAGGCATAACGTCCTCTCTGTACCTATATCGTACAGAGAGGACATTATAAATAACTTGTGTGCCCAACATCATAaataacttcaaaaaaaaaaaataatctaagaTCACATTGCATCAAATGTATAAAATTTGAAGCAAACCTTCTCTTTCAGTAACTACTCACATAAATGAAATACATGGATTCCTTGTTCCACTTAATATGTTTGGTGTCATATCACCACCCAACAAATTAAACCTGAACTAGATCCATACTTTTATCTTGTTCTCCTCTCCTATAGGTTAAAGGAAACAAACATGTCCAAACACATCAATAAAATATGGAGAACAACGAGTAAAAGAAGTAACATAACACAGCTAATATACCACTAACAATATAAAGATAAATCAAGAAGTCTCAAATCATCTTTCCATAATATGATAGACACCGAAACTTTGCATAGACAGATGTTTGTATTGAGAATTTTACATCAAGATTTATTTATAATGTTCTCGATATACCACCACGAGAAAAAGAGAATGGAGTGACAAGCTAACAATCCATGGCCCCATGACCAAATCCAAATCCAGCCGCTGAGGTCCACTTTCCATTTTCAATCATACATACCAGCATGCAATTTTGAAGTCCAAAGCTAAATATCCACAATCAAGCTCAGATTCAGCTtcccttcaattttttttttcttcctttttttctcttttcagagCATTCAACTCTCTCATAAATTCTCACAagtctgtttttcttttttctttttcatttttttaatgaaaaatagaaagcctTGATTAAGTGGGATAGAGAGGCAGGCTCATTTACAAACGTAGCTTTTGAAGCCAAATGCAATTTCTTACCACCACAATGACATGCTAGCACTACTACGCTAGTGCGAAATCCTTCAACGAGAGACAAGCCAACATGTCAAATGACTTGTAGAGGGTATGTAGTCTAGTCTCAATAGGACATTCCCTTCCCCATTCTCTTGATGCTAGTGTGGCTGCTTCCAACAAGCTGAACAAAGATATTCAAGACAAAAAGTCTCCACATACTTGTTGTTCTTGATGCAACTCCCACAGTGTACGCACCTAGCAATGCAAATATCACAAGCCCTACACTGCTCAGGCCCTTTTTCTTGGCAGCTTTGTGCGGGGCAATCATAAACAATCTTTAACTTCTGACACATGGGACAGATTTCAATATCTATAGCCGGCCCATCATCACAAGACAAAAAGGAATGTCCACTGTGATAATACCGTGGCCTGCGGACTTCAGAATGCTGGAGTTGGTCTGCACCTAATAATTTCTTCAGCTCTTCATAGTGTTTGTTTGTTATTTTAAAAAGCCTGCCAAGTTCTAGGTGCTTTAAACCCAATACACCTGACAACTTCAAAGCCTTCAGGTTGTTGATGAGGGCCTCAACAGTAAGCCTCAAACATCCAGGAATGCTAAGCTGCATTAGCAAAAAGCAAAGGTAAAATCAactcaatcattaaaaaaagaagatcAATTAACCAGAGATATCatgaaaataaagataaagacaGCTCAAGAACTATTACAAAATGGATCTAACATTATTTATCCATATGCAAAATTTCCCTGAAAACTCCCAAGCCGCCTCCTTACTGTTTTTGTTTGGTAGCACGTCTGTTTGTATGTATAAATATATGTACAAGAACGTGTATGTAAATATATGATTCAAGAGAAGCATCTGAAGGTGTAAAATATATATCAGAGAATAGGATCTACTTAATCACTAGGGAGTGGATCTTGCTGAACAAGCTCACTTCTCTCGCCCTcaaaaaaaataacttgtccatttccaaagaaaagaaggaaataaCTCATCTCTtccttaaagaaaaagaagattttttttggCAAACAGATCCCACATTTTAGCcaatgaagaaggaagaaagcaagaaaagaaaagcctaaAGCAAAGAAATGagagaaaagagggaagaggaaTGGGGTTAGGGCTTCGCCATTCATGTACCTTCCTCTTTATGTCCAAGCTGtggctttgttttcttcttctcctctatcCCTAATGCAATCTGGGACCCCACACCCCAACCCAATCCccaccttcttttcttctccatcCGAGACGAAGAAGGGCAGGGTTCAGGGTCTGTTTGACAGCTGCTGGCCAGAAAAGCATCTAAACCCTTGCGGACATACATCAACCCACTCCCATAGTGAGTGAGATTTCAAATCGGATAGGATCTAACTTTCATGAAGAAGGATATTTGAGGAAATTcatccccccccccaccccccgggAAAAAAAACCAGTTTCAACTTGTTCAAGGATGGCATTGAGCAAatatattattgttacttttttcATCTTTGACGACCCATTTATGAGAATATGTTGTATATATGGGTGTATAGATGTATACATgcccatacatgcatgcatgatgtatgtatgtatggatggatggatgtacATATCTATGTcacattatttgaattttttaggtTAACTTGTAGGTTTTTCTATAGCTCCATTGGAGGATGGCTTTTGCCGATGTGTGGATTACAGTGACTTCTTGTCAATCTTCTAGGTAGAAATTTCTCATAAAGTTCAGAGATATCCACAATAGCACCTAATCTTAAAATTTGGATTTCACAAGATTTGGAAATGGATGGGGGTTTGATTGTTTACTTTTCGATCACTTTTAAAAGGGGAATCTAACAATTGGTCCTTTCTCCTTTTTTGAGAAGACAGGAAAAGCCCATTGAAATTTCATTAAGATCATGAATTTTGATCAAAATTCATGGGCTATATCTGCTATGGTATTTGGTCCTTTCTCGTTTCTCCTTTTGTGAAGAAATAGCACCCAAGTACTATTGCAGCtatattgaaaacaaatttcttATCACCAACGATACATTTCCACATAATCACACCATAATAAGTGCCAAAGAATTACTATACAGAAGACTCGACTCATGAGTAAATTAATAAGAACAAGAAAATGAAACAGCATAAAAGATACACGCAAGGCCCCATATGCAAATTTCGAAAATGCACTTCAAGGAAACAGCAATCAATAATAATAGGAATCAATAGTAAAGGAAATACAAGCACAAAAGTTTTAAAGCAAGAACTTGTTCACAAATTAATAATGATCAAATCCATAATGAATGGCATTCAGCAACGTACCTTACTGAGCCTTGGGTTGCTTTCAAGAACGCATCTCAGTCCGTCATCTGTGATCCTCGAGCACGCCACCAGGCTCAAGCACTGCAAATTTCCCTGAGCTCTCTGCGTCAATTGCAGTAGAGTGACATCGGTGATCGTCTCGCTCAACTGTGAATCAATGTGGATGCATCTCCATAGTAGTGGATCATTTTGCACAGCAAAACGAAGAGACCTGCAGACCATCTCAACAGAGAGGAGGTCCTGAACCGCCAAGTAACCAAGAGCAAAAAGAAAACCCTCATGAGGAGACCTCTCCTCTCCATCAAAGTCAGATACTTCAACCGTGCCAGAGTTGAAAGCTTCTTCAACATCCAAGTTGGACATCAATTCCTCCCCAGGGGATTCATTCTCGTAAAACTCCGAGAAGCTCACCTCTTCCCaaccatcaaattcatcatcagaaTTCAACTGGGATCCTGAAGAATCCACCAAAGAACTATTCCAAACATAATCCCAGCCCACAAACAATTCTTGATCACCCAGCTCGCAATCTTCAAACATTCCAGCGATCACAGCAGAGAAGGTATCGTTGTCCATCCCAAAAGGATCAGCCGGCAACAGGTCGATCGGATCATaagaatcatcatcatcatcagaccATCCATTATTCCTTCCATACCCATAAATATTATTGATCCCGCAGTCCGGCCAATGATTATCCTCGGAATAGGTTGGGATCGTGAAGGAGGAGCTGGGTGCAGAATTTAGAGCCATTCCCCGCTGCAAGCAACCCCAAATTCACCCAAAAACCAAAGAAAAAGACCAAACCCTAGGTTTATCAAATCTATGCGATTATCGCCAATCTCCACTCttccaatatttttttcttttttctttttttggcttTCTAATATAAAActgacttctttttttttaaatggcaACAATCAAAATTGAAAACCCTAAATCTCCGAAGAAAACTCTCAATTTTCGATGGCAGACAAAAAAATAGCAACCAAAAATCTCACCGAGCCTCTTGTTCCGGAATCTCGAATCCGAAGAGATATAGAGACAAAAGAATAATCAACAAAACCAACAATAGTAGCAGAACTGCTCCAACAAACCCTACATGATCTAAAAGAATCTGAAATCCAACAACAAATAAAAGAAATGAGGGAAATCACTAAACTAATACCGACCAAAACCTAGGGTTTCCAACTACTCGGATCCAATCCAATCGATAATCCTTAACTAAGGAGGAGAAATCTGACCTGCAGATCGACCGTTCGGGCTCGCGAGCGAGGGGAATCGGGGAATGCTCGAGGGTCGGGATCGCTTCGAAGAGGCCTCTAACCCTCtttccagagagagagagagagaaagaaaagccCGAAGCTTGAGAGAAAGGGGGGCGGGCCGGCAATCTTTCGTGCTATAATCGGCAAAACCTAACACGAGCGAGACAGGATTCCGCACGAGTGGGGAATAAGTTTATTTGGACCGTTGGATCGGCATCCCATTTCCGTGGGCCATTTTAATTGGACTCTTCGAAGAAGCTTGGTTTGAGTTCGGATGGGTTTGGAAGGAATGACGTTTGGGTGCCGTTGGATTTGAGGGGAAGGTGGGGAAGGTGAGGCAGGTGGAACACGCTCTTCAAGTCACACCTCCAAGTCTTTTTTGTTTGCAGGCTTTCCCTTTTCATTTGATGATGGATGTGCTAAAAATTAAGCTTGTGATGAATTTCTTGGTTAGGGTACATACACCGG
This portion of the Phoenix dactylifera cultivar Barhee BC4 chromosome 11, palm_55x_up_171113_PBpolish2nd_filt_p, whole genome shotgun sequence genome encodes:
- the LOC103697618 gene encoding F-box protein SKIP14-like; this encodes MALNSAPSSSFTIPTYSEDNHWPDCGINNIYGYGRNNGWSDDDDDSYDPIDLLPADPFGMDNDTFSAVIAGMFEDCELGDQELFVGWDYVWNSSLVDSSGSQLNSDDEFDGWEEVSFSEFYENESPGEELMSNLDVEEAFNSGTVEVSDFDGEERSPHEGFLFALGYLAVQDLLSVEMVCRSLRFAVQNDPLLWRCIHIDSQLSETITDVTLLQLTQRAQGNLQCLSLVACSRITDDGLRCVLESNPRLSKLSIPGCLRLTVEALINNLKALKLSGVLGLKHLELGRLFKITNKHYEELKKLLGADQLQHSEVRRPRYYHSGHSFLSCDDGPAIDIEICPMCQKLKIVYDCPAQSCQEKGPEQCRACDICIARCVHCGSCIKNNKYVETFCLEYLCSACWKQPH
- the LOC103714473 gene encoding signal recognition particle subunit SRP72 — encoded protein: MAPKAKEKPKPQSISLEDLFSSLHSHIQNYEYKQAAKVADQVLAIAPGDEDAVRCKVVALIKSDAIDKTLSAIQAFEGLPIDLRFYKAYCLYRKNKINEALKLLDGLERDPMVLQLESQILYRLGRMGACMESYEKIQKFKIDSLDLKTNIIAALISAGRATEVQGMMDGLKVKASSSFELAYNNACSLIEKKKYAEAEQQLLSARRIGQEMLMEEDYAEDEIESELAPIAVQIAYVQQLLGRTQEAVEAYMGIINRNLADASSLAVATSNLIALRGGKDVSDSLRKLDRLIEKVGGAQPFQLANGLDFKLSTRQKEAIYSNYLLLLLQANKINQAQELVSALPDILQDSSTPALLQAAVLVREKKVPKAEEILAQLAEKFPEKSKPILLVRAQIAAAAGHFQISAESLSKIPDIQHMPATVATIVSLKERIGDFGDAAAVLDSAIQWWKNAMIEENKLDVIMQEAASFKLNHGREEEASQLYEELVKSHGSVEALVGLIMTAACTDLEKAEFYEKQLRALSGLKGINVDSLEKTSGAKHVQGAHVARQEVSEETKKARAKKRKRKPRYPKGFDPANPGPPPDPERWLPKRERSSYRPKRKDKRAQVRGSQGAVVREKHDAAATANTSSSSGSVPSSKSGQGTAGSSKGGSQNVTSSEQPKASSKSRKKKSRS